A portion of the Quadrisphaera setariae genome contains these proteins:
- the sigK gene encoding ECF RNA polymerase sigma factor SigK, whose translation MSRAGAGAGRGGDPLAAAMARVAGGDRDAFAEVYDAVAPKVLGVTRAVLRNPSQAEEVAQEVMVELWRQAARFDPEAGSVGAWAATIAHRRAVDRVRSVRSREDREDRVAAGENRTAYDDVSEQVLQHEDETRVRAALGGLTDLQREAVVLAYWGGRTSTEISQRLGVPVPTVKTRLRDGLTRLRTEMTRSEPGAAPAARTAGSTVRRTT comes from the coding sequence GTGAGTCGTGCCGGAGCAGGCGCAGGGCGCGGCGGTGACCCGCTGGCCGCGGCGATGGCCCGGGTGGCCGGGGGAGACCGGGACGCGTTCGCCGAGGTCTACGACGCCGTGGCGCCGAAGGTGCTCGGCGTGACGCGCGCCGTGCTGCGCAACCCGTCCCAGGCGGAGGAGGTGGCGCAGGAGGTGATGGTCGAGCTGTGGCGCCAGGCCGCGCGCTTCGACCCCGAGGCGGGTTCGGTCGGCGCCTGGGCGGCCACCATCGCCCACCGGCGCGCCGTCGACCGCGTGCGCTCCGTGCGGTCACGCGAGGACCGCGAGGACCGGGTGGCCGCCGGCGAGAACCGCACCGCCTACGACGACGTCTCCGAGCAGGTGCTGCAGCACGAGGACGAGACCCGCGTGCGGGCGGCGCTGGGCGGCTTGACGGACCTGCAGCGCGAGGCCGTGGTGCTCGCCTACTGGGGCGGGCGCACCTCCACGGAGATCTCCCAGCGCCTGGGCGTCCCGGTGCCCACCGTCAAGACGCGCCTGCGCGACGGGCTGACCCGGCTGCGCACCGAGATGACGCGCTCCGAGCCCGGAGCGGCACCCGCGGCGCGGACCGCCGGCTCGACGGTGAGGAGGACGACGTGA
- a CDS encoding anti-sigma factor domain-containing protein, producing MSEHDLTAAYAVDALTGAEAREAEAHLAGCAACRAELAELREALADLTAPVEPSAALRASVLAALDDVEQLPPAPPSTAAARPAAAATTTPPSTAAVAEAAPEPSAEGGDELALRRARRRSRSSRWLPAVAAAAAAVLVAAAALGGWTALRWRADAERAQQTAYAVAKIAAAPDAVTVAAQDGGDGWGSTRVVASASLGEAVLVPTGVEQAPRGRTWQLWWVTGDQAPRSAGTVSDPADAPEVLQGAAEGATAVAVTLEPAGGSTAPTSTPVAVYPLAA from the coding sequence GTGAGCGAGCACGACCTGACCGCCGCCTACGCCGTCGACGCCCTCACCGGCGCCGAGGCGCGCGAGGCCGAGGCGCACCTCGCCGGCTGCGCGGCCTGCCGCGCCGAGCTGGCCGAGCTGCGCGAGGCCCTGGCCGACCTCACCGCCCCGGTGGAGCCCTCCGCCGCGCTGCGCGCCTCCGTGCTCGCGGCGCTGGACGACGTCGAGCAGCTGCCGCCCGCTCCGCCGTCGACCGCGGCAGCGCGGCCGGCCGCTGCGGCGACGACCACGCCCCCGTCCACCGCCGCTGTGGCGGAGGCGGCCCCGGAGCCCTCCGCCGAGGGCGGGGACGAGCTGGCGCTGCGGCGCGCCCGCCGGCGCTCCCGCAGCAGCCGCTGGCTGCCCGCGGTGGCCGCCGCTGCCGCCGCCGTCCTCGTGGCCGCCGCCGCTCTTGGCGGGTGGACCGCGCTGCGCTGGCGCGCCGACGCCGAGCGCGCCCAGCAGACGGCCTACGCCGTCGCGAAGATCGCCGCTGCCCCCGACGCCGTCACCGTGGCGGCGCAGGACGGCGGCGACGGATGGGGCTCCACCCGCGTGGTCGCCTCGGCGTCCCTGGGTGAGGCGGTGCTCGTGCCCACGGGCGTCGAGCAGGCGCCCCGCGGCCGCACCTGGCAGCTGTGGTGGGTCACCGGGGACCAGGCCCCCCGCTCCGCCGGCACCGTCTCGGACCCTGCGGACGCTCCTGAGGTGCTCCAGGGCGCCGCTGAGGGCGCCACCGCGGTGGCCGTGACGCTCGAGCCCGCCGGTGGCAGCACCGCCCCGACGAGCACCCCGGTGGCCGTCTACCCGCTCGCGGCGTGA